A window of the Sandaracinaceae bacterium genome harbors these coding sequences:
- a CDS encoding cytochrome P450: MNLQTAESPRPNAASPSTDGGYASRPIPTRKGRPVIGSTIEFQKDQLGFVQQIHQDYGDVVKTNISLMDWYFVRDPEIIHEINVRQAKLFVKPALAKRIWKLFLGDGVLTADGDNWKRQHDLIKPGFHRHRVEAYGPVMVQYAQEMLRGFADGEPRDMRQEINNLAIRILGRTLFAADMDSSADTVYNAMHDISEILVEHINLPLPTPRWWPSASNRRKIDAIEAIEGVLKRLIADRRCEGTDAGDLLSHLIFARDKEGGLSETQLRDNGMTLIFAGHETTAHAMTWAWYLLAKHPEVAEKLYAEVKAVCGDEPVNVEHLEHMPYVTQVMKESLRFLPSVWAYMRAPTEDVTIKGYTFPKGAAIFISPYVLGRDPRNHPNPLEFTPERWTREYERELPKGAFVPFAAGPRVCAGQGFAQMEMKLLLATFVQNLIPTLADGFVPEFVPELSMHPGKNGLKCKVVFREDAPLRR, encoded by the coding sequence ATGAACCTCCAGACCGCCGAGTCGCCCCGCCCGAACGCCGCGTCCCCCAGCACCGACGGAGGGTACGCCAGCCGGCCCATCCCCACGCGCAAGGGTCGACCGGTCATCGGCTCCACGATCGAGTTCCAGAAGGATCAGCTGGGCTTCGTACAGCAAATCCACCAGGACTACGGCGACGTGGTGAAGACCAACATCAGCTTGATGGACTGGTACTTCGTGCGCGACCCGGAGATCATCCACGAGATCAACGTGCGCCAGGCGAAGCTCTTCGTGAAGCCGGCGCTGGCGAAGCGCATCTGGAAGCTCTTCCTGGGGGACGGCGTGCTCACGGCGGACGGCGACAACTGGAAGCGCCAGCACGACCTCATCAAGCCGGGCTTCCACCGCCACCGCGTCGAGGCCTACGGCCCCGTGATGGTGCAGTACGCTCAAGAGATGCTGCGCGGCTTCGCCGACGGGGAGCCGCGCGACATGCGGCAGGAGATCAACAACCTGGCCATCCGCATCCTCGGCCGGACGCTCTTCGCGGCCGACATGGATAGCTCCGCGGACACGGTCTACAACGCGATGCACGACATCAGCGAGATCCTGGTGGAGCACATCAACCTGCCGCTCCCCACGCCGCGCTGGTGGCCGAGCGCCTCGAACCGCCGCAAGATCGACGCGATCGAGGCCATCGAGGGCGTGCTGAAGCGCCTCATCGCCGACCGCCGCTGTGAGGGCACGGACGCGGGTGACCTGCTGTCGCACCTCATCTTCGCGCGCGACAAGGAGGGTGGCCTCAGCGAGACGCAGCTACGCGACAACGGCATGACGCTCATCTTCGCGGGCCACGAGACCACCGCGCACGCGATGACGTGGGCCTGGTACCTCCTCGCGAAGCACCCCGAGGTGGCCGAGAAGCTGTACGCCGAGGTCAAGGCCGTGTGCGGGGACGAGCCCGTCAACGTCGAGCACCTGGAGCACATGCCCTACGTCACGCAGGTGATGAAGGAGAGCCTGCGCTTCCTGCCCTCCGTGTGGGCCTACATGCGCGCCCCCACCGAGGACGTGACCATCAAGGGCTACACCTTCCCGAAGGGCGCCGCGATCTTCATCAGCCCCTACGTGCTGGGCCGCGACCCGCGCAACCACCCGAACCCGCTCGAGTTCACCCCCGAGCGCTGGACGCGCGAGTACGAGCGCGAGCTGCCGAAGGGCGCGTTCGTGCCCTTCGCGGCGGGCCCGCGCGTGTGCGCCGGCCAGGGCTTCGCGCAGATGGAGATGAAGCTGCTCCTGGCCACCTTCGTGCAGAACCTGATCCCCACGCTGGCCGACGGCTTCGTGCCCGAGTTCGTGCCCGAGCTGAGCATGCACCCGGGCAAGAACGGCCTGAAGTGCAAGGTGGTCTTCCGCGAGGACGCGCCGCTGCGCCGCTGA